From a region of the Syngnathus scovelli strain Florida chromosome 19, RoL_Ssco_1.2, whole genome shotgun sequence genome:
- the cica gene encoding protein capicua homolog gives MKPIKKRSPPSTRAKGGKRRGASEAPEGGEKRDSDENRDRTTQGQDHFFFSSESESSDPVRARDSSDGESLVIDSGKLLASSDDRSGHSALSAGSHSDSNASSCSNSSTPSANSSPNPTSSRKTATFKTRVPKKKYTSEHCPIFPDGHLAPRTPPPLLVSSGALNQGSSRSGSPISVSHPDGNGRGLMADGREPHQDCSPGPPILSLRGERERPGVAEVVRDAEQVSPSPLPRCSSTDTASEHSGDLEVVADVSSRPPCSLPDSLSDALAKGLKNQRVLARQLQDRGAERRNDGQNSNLMFCAGVVRRVNSKYGSLEVQLNGEKTLCRYPYRHISHPEIVDIILDAPPPGVHPIPLGTRVCVPFSNEEGAKGQWYREGLVTQVDTHPAVVNCYRVLLSEEKASFLNEDEDDRVAARATQAVWVSRQTLRLLVPPWDLGLPARETEVGARDNEMAPEDRDEMDVEQEVCRLSRGMTPVVGSLLGRVYPPMVPVSSTAGHSITTPITPASVLSLAPGREWDIEKDLGRERDLQRKQEREREMIAKQQQQHHSYMPLTPEEDMEVSRFNMVPMGALIPGPKPIAVPQHRHIVSKPPPGYLNPHLSVVQGIGIPSGHLALNPHPPPSPVLLGLDPAVAAVAASTTVISTAQLPPLPPMSSSMSTSRVEKASGGGSSSGGGGSGSGSTSSSSSRSRTPLTAAQQKYKKGDVVCTPTGIRKKFNGKQWRRLCSREGCSKESQRRGYCSRHLSMRTKEMEASGGIRERGGASSTGTLTPSDLRLSGGRASSEFDWDETSRESSEASSRGGDSRPRLVLPSLLPQDLSRFDFDECEAATMLVSLGGSRSGTPSYSPISNQSPFSPTPSPSPSPLFGFRPANFSPITAPSSRRHRQLSGTKLGTLGAERERHLSGIVPTCQTNLTFTVPMSPSKRKLDSHPPPPLPAVHDYQTKPEQQQMVTVGGGVGGELNHGPAAFRVLSPQSQPTTPSSLTFPRPRSATSRPPSSAASTPPPMLVSPTPPSPLPQEPSPRRIVPLRDSPVIVRNPDVPLAKFSDGLLARQERSRSRELIQAQHAVPPGLQAPVPINGATTNGAVLLRNPASALVLVTSSSSLTPASAGHAALSSSSAAGSATTTAGPILSSSGSGGRERKPEGHQEVTGGALPQPVACHPTPTALLPLILPAESHPAPRKQIIMGRPGTVWTNVEPRSVPVFPWHSLVPFLEPSQPGTAAPPAIDGQQLVNQSQEPRCGVALVGDGRPLDPERASPSRPPPTNNNAPAERSGADSETESDTDDPFSPGVAANDASPSRGTAKRRTQSLSALPKDAERKREKDHIRRPMNAFMIFSKRHRALVHQRHPNQDNRTVSKILGEWWYALGPNEKQQYHDLAFQVKEAHFRAHPDWKWCNKDRRKSLSDGRGAPKEARERSMSETIDPHLESQALEGKLLSSPWNCGGERQAAGAFGGQQPRPRAFSHSGVHSLEKDDGPVFFRNRQLPPSSHHHGGASEDVTSDEERMVICEEEGDDDVMGDSCREGSIDLKCKERVTDSDEDETDGQPGFQPLAHSPSPPAPHDECERKMCVDAAEEDTEGGSVAGESRGAASLPVGGSTPVTQAALRPVEGMVNPGSPLRDKKAAILIAGTQLPITAGASPGSLAPPLAVIRPTATTSPVLPPSASGGKYILPAPQTPSPPELTYQQAGSAPTDTPPSASGTPHSGAGMTASRAQLQSKMPVPMATPPHAPVSLLAPPLPVQNGPAAGNKIIQISPMPVVQSSVHPGSAFPVSMATVMAPGSVPPQTLLLTTPPTRITYVQSSPGVTTTIAQQAQVPPLPGAAFLSSPLTTLGFTAISPAGHPLLVPTPKTTPAPTTTRQVLTTIYPAGPTASLASGLVTMTTTSPAANASDVAKRSSATEVDLKKELSEPDIKVEGDQDAKEIGEKQDDVSRFIKEESVKLEENEASEEKMKESRDDKQGQVLDEEKEVGAHSPPPAPPQPPSSGLDPPPHQSAEKEPAASSKRIKFRPPPLKKTPDSHDKLLSETYFEERFAELPEFNPAEVLPSPTLQSLATSPRAILGSYRKKRRNSTELEPATEDPSSPRRKTRRLSSCSSEPNTPKSAAKCEGDIFTFDRAGMEGEDLLGDLDRVPFSSLRRTLDQRRALVMQLFQEHGFFPSTQATAAFQARYADTFPTKVCLQLKIREVRQKIMQTATPGTLEAGGYSVEAGSPAPAQSSSAFNTSLREDSGGGGAEHPDDKVRKMEEPKSEGF, from the exons ATGAAGCCAATCAAAAAGCgttcccccccctccacccgAGCCAAAGGGGGAAAGCGGCGGGGTGCTAGCGAGGCCCCCGAAGGTGGTGAGAAAAGAGACTCTGATGAAAACCGAGACAGAACCACGCAAGGCCAAGATCACTTCTTTTTCTCATCAGAGTCCGAGTCCTCCGACCCAGTCAGAGCCCGGGACTCTTCTGACGGAGAATCTCTTGTCATTGACTCTGGGAAATTGCTCGCATCGTCCGACGATCGATCTGGACATTCGGCATTGAGTGCTGGGAGCCACAGTGACAGCAATGCCAGTAgctgcagcaacagcagcacacCAAGCGCAAACAGCAGCCCCAATCCCACGTCTAGTCGCAAAACTGCCACCTTTAAGACCCGTGTTCCCAAGAAAAAGTACACATCTGAACACTGTCCTATCTTTCCTGACGGTCACCTTGCCCCCAGgaccccccctcctcttcttgTAAGCAGCGGAGCCCTGAACCAGGGGTCATCACGTTCAGGTAGTCCCATAAGTGTTTCACACCCTGATGGCAATGGTCGGGGCCTGATGGCAGATGGCAGAGAACCACATCAGGACTGTTCCCCGGGACCGCCTATCCTGTCACTACGAGGGGAACGGGAAAGGCCAGGAGTGGCAGAGGTGGTCAGGGATGCAGAGCAAGTGTCGCCCAGTCCTCTgccccgctgctcctccacagaCACGGCTAGTGAGCACTCAGGAGACCTGGAGGTGGTCGCAGATGTTTCCTCACGCCCGCCCTGCAGTCTCCCTGACTCGCTCTCTGACGCCCTGGCCAAGGGACTCAAAAATCAGCGAGTCCTGGCCCGTCAGCTCCAGGATAGAGGAGCTGAAAGAAGAAACGACGGGCAAAATTCCAACTTGATGTTCTGCGCCGGTGTGGTCCGTCGAGTCAACAGTAAATACGGAAGTCTGGAGGTGCAACTGAATGGGGAGAAAACACTCTGCCGTTATCCTTATCGACACATCAGCCACCCGGAGATTGTAGACATCATCCTCGATGCCCCTCCGCCCGGCGTGCACCCTATTCCGCTCGGCACCCGCGTCTGTGTGCCTTTCAGCAACGAGGAAGGCGCCAAGGGCCAGTGGTACCGGGAAGGCCTAGTGACTCAGGTGGATACTCACCCAGCCGTGGTGAATTGCTACCGTGTTCTATTGTCTGAGGAGAAAGCTTCATTTCTgaatgaggatgaggatgacaGGGTAGCTGCTAGAGCCACCCAGGCCGTGTGGGTGTCCAGGCAAACACTCCGTCTCCTGGTGCCACCTTGGGACCTGGGCTTACCAGCAAGAGAGACAGAAGTAGGTGCTCGAGATAACGAAATGGCGCCGGAAGACAGGGATGAGATGGACGTGGAGCAGGAGGTATGTCGTCTCAGCCGGGGGATGACACCGGTTGTCGGATCCTTGTTGGGGAGGGTGTACCCTCCCATGGTTCCTGTCTCCTCTACAGCAGGACACAGCATTACCACTCCAATCACACCGGCCTCAGTCCTCAGCCTGGCTCCCGGCCGGGAGTGGGACATTGAAAAAGATCTTGGAAGAGAGAGGGATCTCCAAAGAAAGCAGGAAAGAGAAAGGGAGATGATTGCAAAGCAACAGCAGCAACATCATTCGTACATGCCACTCACCCCCGAGGAAGACATGGAGGTGTCCCGCTTCAACATGGTCCCCATGGGAGCACTTATACCGGGACCCAAACCTATAGCAGTTCCTCAGCACCGCCATATTGTCTCGAAGCCCCCACCCGGCTACCTCAATCCTCACCTGTCAGTGGTGCAGGGAATTGGAATTCCCTCTGGCCACCTTGCCCTAAACCCTCACCCACCTCCCTCCCCGGTCCTGCTCGGTCTGGACCCGGCCGTGGCAGCCGTGGCAGCCAGTACCACTGTTATTTCCACGGCACAACTCCCGCCTCTGCCCCCTATGTCGTCCAGCATGTCCACCTCCAGAGTGGAGAAAGCATCAGGTGGTGGCTCATCCAGTGGAGGTGGCGGTTCTGGATCAGGTTCcacttcctcctcatcttcacgTTCGCGGACCCCACTGACAGCCGCCCAGCAGAAGTACAAGAAGGGAGATGTAGTTTGCACGCCTACGGGCATTCGTAAGAAATTCAACGGTAAGCAGTGGAGGAGGTTGTGCTCCCGCGAAGGCTGCTCCAAAGAATCCCAGCGCCGAGGATACTGCTCCAGACACCTCTCCATGAGGACCAAGGAAATGGAAGCCAGCGGGGGGATCCGGGAGCGAGGAGGAGCCAGCAGCACTGGGACCTTGACACCGTCAGACCTACGACTAAGCGGCGGCCGAGCCAGCTCCGAGTTTGACTGGGATGAGACTTCCCGGGAAAGCAGCGAGGCCAGCAGTCGTGGAGGAGACTCCCGGCCCCGTCTGGTACTGCCCTCCCTGCTCCCCCAGGACCTTTCCCGCTTTGACTTTGACGAATGTGAAGCGGCGACCATGCTGGTTTCCTTGGGTGGTTCCCGTTCGGGCACGCCCTCGTACTCGCCCATCTCCAACCAGTCCCCCTTCTCCCCTACCCCCTCGCCATCTCCCTCACCACTCTTTGGCTTCCGCCCGGCAAACTTCAGTCCCATCACCGCTCCTTCCTCACGGCGCCATCGCCAGCTAAGTGGCACAAAATTGGGCACCCTGGGAGCAGAACGGGAACGCCACCTCTCGGGCATTGTGCCCACTTGTCAGACCAACCTCACTTTTACAGTGCCCATGAGTCCCAGCAAGAGAAAGCTGGACAGTCACCCGCCTCCTCCACTGCCAGCCGTCCACGACTACCAGACCAAACCAGAGCAACAGCAAATGGTGACTGTTGGGGGAGGTGTCGGGGGTGAGTTGAACCACGGACCTGCTGCCTTCAGAGTCCTCTCGCCCCAGAGTCAACCCACAACCCCTTCCTCGCTGACTTTCCCACGCCCGCGAAGCGCCACCAGTCGTCCCCCGTCGTCCGCCGCGTCCACTCCCCCACCCATGCTGGTTTCTCCCACGCCCCCTTCCCCGCTACCCCAGGAACCTTCTCCGCGTCGCATCGTGCCCCTGCGGGATTCTCCAGTTATTGTCCGCAACCCCGACGTCCCCCTGGCCAAGTTTTCCGACGGCCTCCTCGCAAGGCAGGAGCGGAGTCGATCCAGGGAGCTGATCCAGGCCCAACACGCGGTCCCCCCAGGCCTGCAAGCTCCTGTTCCCATAAACGGAGCCACGACCAATGGTGCTGTTCTCCTGCGTAACCCTGCATCAGCCCTAGTCCTGGTCACGTCCAGCTCG TCCCTTACCCCGGCCTCAGCTGGCCATGCTGCCCTCTCAAGTTCCTCTGCTGCCGGGTCAGCGACGACCACCGCGGGCCCTATCCTGTCCTCGTCAGGATCCGGTGGCAGGGAGAGGAAGCCTGAGGGGCACCAGGAGGTCACAGGCGGGGCCTTGCCACAGCCGGTAGCGTGCCACCCAACACCCACGGCCCTCCTGCCGCTCATTCTGCCCGCCGAATCACACCCCGCACCCCGCAAGCAGATCATCATGGGACGACCTGGCACGG TGTGGACCAACGTGGAGCCTCGCTCTGTGCCCGTCTTCCCTTGGCACTCGCTCGTCCCTTTCCTGGAGCCCAGCCAACCGGGTACGGCCGCCCCGCCGGCCATCGACGGCCAACAGCTCGTCAATCAAAGCCAAG AGCCTCGTTGCGGCGTGGCCCTGGTGGGCGACGGGCGACCCCTCGACCCGGAGAGGGCATCACCTTCGCGTCCGCCTCCGACCAATAACAACGCACCTGCCGAGAGGAGCGGGGCCGACAGCGAGACTGAGAGCGACACCGACGACCC CTTCTCCCCCGGCGTTGCTGCCAACGACGCATCGCCCTCGCGTGGCACCGCCAAGAGACGCACACAGTCCCTCAGcgccctcccaaaggacgcagAAAGGAAG AGGGAGAAAGACCACATCCGCCGGCCCATGAACGCCTTCATGATCTTCAGCAAGCGCCACCGGGCTCTGGTGCACCAGCGACACCCCAACCAGGACAACCGAACCGTCAGCAAGATCCTGGGCGAGTGGTGGTACGCTTTGGGTCCCAACGAGAAGCAGCAGTACCACGACTTGGCCTTCCAG GTGAAGGAGGCCCACTTCCGAGCCCATCCCGACTGGAAGTGGTGCAACAAGGACCGCAGGAAGTCGCTGTCTGACGGCCGCGGGGCCCCCAAGGAGGCGCGGGAGAGGAGCATGTCCGAAACCATAG ATCCGCATTTGGAGTCTCAGGCGCTGGAGGGCAAGCTGCTGAGCTCGCCGTGGAACTGCGGAGGCGAGCGCCAAGCGGCGGGGGCTTTCGGCGGCCAGCAACCCCGTCCCAGAGCTTTTTCCCACAGTGGCGTGCACAGCCTAGAGAAG GATGACGGGCCTGTTTTTTTTCGCAACCGGCAACTGCCGCCGTCATCCCACCATCACGGCGGCGCTAGCGAGGATGTCACCAGTGACGAGGAACGTATGGTCATCTGTGAGGAAGAAGGTGATGACGATGTCATGG GGGACTCGTGTCGTGAAGGCTCCATTGACCTCAAGTGTAAGGAGAGAGTGACGGACAGCGATGAGGATGAGACCGATGGCCAG CCTGGCTTCCAGCCTCTGGCTCACTCCCCCTCGCCTCCCGCCCCTCACGACGAGTGCGAGAGAAAGATGTGCGTCGATGCGGCAGAGGAGGACACTGAGGGCGGCTCCGTTGCAGGAGAAAGTAGAGGGGCGGCCTCCTTGCCAGTCGGCGGCTCCACGCCCGTCACCCAGGCTGCGCTGCGTCCCGTCGAGGGCATGGTCAACCCTGGCTCTCCGCTGCGAGATAAGAAAGCCGCTATCCTAATTGCAGGGACGCAGCTGCCAATCACCGCAGGGGCCTCCCCTGGCTCTTTGGCGCCCCCCCTTGCTGTAATCAGACCCACCGCTACAACTTCCCCCGTCCTTCCACCCTCCGCTAGTGGTGGCAAGTACATCCTGCCAGCCCCCCAGACCCCCTCTCCGCCTGAGCTCACCTACCAGCAAGCAGGATCTGCGCCCACTGACACGCCCCCGTCGGCCAGTGGTACGCCGCACTCGGGGGCGGGAATGACGGCAAGCAGAG CCCAGCTGCAGAGTAAGATGCCGGTTCCCATGGCGACACCTCCACATGCACCCGTCTCCTTGCTGGCGCCGCCTCTTCCTGTGCAAAATGGCCCCGCTGCAGGAAACAAG ATCATTCAGATTTCTCCCATGCCAGTGGTCCAAAGCAGCGTTCACCCTGGGAGCGCCTTTCCTGTTTCCATGGCTACAGTGATGGCTCCCGGCAGCGTGCCCCCACAGACCCTCCTCCTGACCACGCCGCCCACCAG GATTACCtacgtccagtccagtccaggcgTTACCACGACGATCGCCCAACAAGCCCAGGTGCCGCCGTTGCCGGGCGCTGCCTTTCTCTCGTCTCCTCTGACCACATTAGGCTTCACTGCCATCTCGCCAGCCGGGCACCCGCTGTTGGTGCCGACTCCCAAGACTACCCCGGCCCCCACCACTACCCGGCAG GTTCTGACTACCATTTACCCCGCCGGCCCTACCGCTTCATTAGCGTCCGGCTTGGTCACCATGACAACCACATCTCCCGCTGCAAATGCTTCGGATGTGGCCAAGCGCTCCTCCGCGACGGAAGTTGATCTGAAGAAAGAGCTCAGCGAGCCGGACATCAAGGTGGAAGGAGATCAAGACGCCAAGGAGATTGGAG AAAAACAAGACGACGTAAGTCGGTTCAtcaaggaggaaagtgtcaagctggaggagaacgaagcgagtgaggagaagatgaaggaaagCAGGGATGACAAACAAGGACAAGTATTGGACGAAGAGAAAGAG GTCGGAGCTCATTCGCCACCTCCGGCTCCTCCTCAGCCTCCATCGTCAGGTTTAGATCCCCCGCCGCATCAGTCTGCTGAAAAAGAGCCAGCAGCGTCCTCCAAGAGGATCAAGTTCCGCCCTCCGCCGCTCAAAAAGACACCCGATTCTCACGACAA GCTATTGTCGGAGACGTACTTTGAGGAGCGTTTTGCAGAGCTGCCCGAGTTCAACCCGGCTGAGGTGCTCCCCTCGCCCACGTTGCAGAGTCTGGCCACGTCCCCTCGAGCCATCCTGGGCAGCTACCGCAAGAAGAGGCGCAACTCCACCG AACTAGAGCCGGCCACCGAAGACCCGAGCTCACCGAGGAGGAAGACCCGCCGCCTCTCTAGCTGCAGTTCGGAGCCCAACACTCCGAAAAGCGCCGCCAAGTGCGAGGGCGACATTTTCACCTTTGACAGAGCAG GCATGGAGGGAGAGGATCTCCTCGGAGACCTAGACCGGGTACCCTTCTCGTCCCTGCGTAGAACTCTGGACCAGCGGCGGGCACTTGTCATGCAGCTCTTTCAGGAACATGGCTTCTTCCCCTCAA CTCAGGCCACGGCGGCCTTCCAGGCCCGCTACGCAGACACCTTCCCAACCAAGGTGTGCCTGCAGTTGAAGATCCGCGAAGTCCGCCAGAAGATCATGCAGACCGCCACGCCGGGAACCCTGGAGGCCGGCGGCTACTCGGTCGAAGCCGGCAGTCCCGCGCCGGCCCAAAGCTCCTCGGCCTTCAACACATCACTGCGGGAGGActcgggaggaggaggagccgaaCATCCGGACGACAAAGTCCGCAAGATGGAGGAGCCCAAAAGTGAAGGTTTCTAG
- the LOC125986861 gene encoding glycogen synthase kinase-3 beta isoform X2, giving the protein MSGSGRPRTSSFAEPPGVPGAAAPVGSAAAVGSSTGKSGVPQASGSSLSGCSNLKLARDSGKVTTVVATPGQGPDRPQEVSYTDIKVIGNGSFGVVYQARLVDSQEMVAIKKVLQDKRFKNRELQIMRKLDHCNIVRLRYFFYSSGEKKDEVYLNLVLDFVPETVYRVARHFNKNKSIIPIIYVKVYMYQLFRSLAYIHSQGVCHRDIKPQNLLVDPETAILKLCDFGSAKQLVRGEPNVSYICSRYYRAPELIFGATDYTANIDIWSAGCVLAELLLGQPIFPGDSGVDQLVEIIKVLGTPTREQIREMNPNYTEFKFPQIKAHPWTKVFKPRTPPEAIALCSRLLEYTPASRLSPLEACSHTFFDELRQPNARLPSGRELPVLFNFSTTELSIQPQLNSTLIPPHARAHTAASSHDGTGPDPSQLGSVPGSLNSI; this is encoded by the exons ATGAGCGGCAGCGGGCGGCCCAGGACCAGCTCGTTTGCTGAGCCGCCAGGAGTTCCAGGAGCCGCCGCGCCCGTCGGATCAGCCGCTGCCGTGGGGAGCAGCACAGGAAAGTCCGGGGTCCCACAGGCCTCCGGCAGTAGCTTGTCGGGATGCTCGAACCTCAAGCTCGCCA GAGACAGTGGCAAGGTGACGACGGTGGTGGCCACGCCGGGCCAGGGCCCGGACCGCCCGCAAGAAGTCTCCTACACTGACATCAAG GTGATTGGCAACGGCTCGTTCGGGGTGGTCTACCAGGCGCGCCTCGTCGACAGCCAGGAGATGGTGGCCATCAAGAAGGTCCTCCAGGATAAGAGGTTCAAG AATCGTGAGCTGCAGATCATGAGGAAGCTGGACCACTGTAACATCGTCAGACTACGTTACTTCTTCTACTCCAGTGGAGAGAAG AAGGATGAAGTGTACCTCAACTTGGTGCTGGACTTTGTGCCTGAGACGGTCTACAGAGTCGCCCGGCATTTCAACAAGAACAAGAGCATCATTCCTATCATCTACGTCAAG GTGTACATGTACCAGCTCTTTCGCAGTTTGGCTTACATTCACTCGCAAGGCGTGTGTCACCGAGACATCAAGCCGCAGAACCTGCTGGTGGACCCTGAAACTGCCATCCTCAAGCTCTGTGACTTTGGCAG CGCCAAACAGCTGGTGCGCGGCGAGCCCAACGTGTCGTACATCTGCTCTCGCTACTACCGGGCGCCCGAGCTCATCTTTGGCGCCACCGATTACACGGCCAACATCGACATCTGGTCGGCGGGCTGCGTCCTGGCCGAGCTGCTGCTGGGCCAGCCCATCTTCCCCGGTGACAGCGGCGTCGACCAGTTGGTGGAGATCATCAAG GTGCTCGGCACCCCGACCAGGGAGCAGATCCGGGAAATGAATCCTAATTACACAGAGTTCAAGTTCCCGCAGATCAAAGCGCATCCGTGGACCAAG GTGTTCAAACCGCGCACGCCGCCGGAGGCCATCGCGCTCTGCTCTCGGTTGCTGGAGTACACGCCGGCCTCGCGCCTCTCGCCGCTGGAGGCCTGCTCGCACACCTTCTTCGACGAGCTGCGGCAGCCCAACGCGCGGCTGCCCAGCGGACGGGAGCTGCCCGTGCTCTTCAACTTCAGCACGACAG agTTGTCGATCCAACCGCAGCTGAACTCCACGCTCATCCCTCCGCACGCCCGTGCGCACACCGCTGCTTCCTCTCACG ATGGTACCGGCCCAGACCCCTCCCAACTGGGATCGGTACCAGGATCTCTCAACAGCATCTGA
- the LOC125986861 gene encoding glycogen synthase kinase-3 beta isoform X1, translating into MSGSGRPRTSSFAEPPGVPGAAAPVGSAAAVGSSTGKSGVPQASGSSLSGCSNLKLASFLGDSGKVTTVVATPGQGPDRPQEVSYTDIKVIGNGSFGVVYQARLVDSQEMVAIKKVLQDKRFKNRELQIMRKLDHCNIVRLRYFFYSSGEKKDEVYLNLVLDFVPETVYRVARHFNKNKSIIPIIYVKVYMYQLFRSLAYIHSQGVCHRDIKPQNLLVDPETAILKLCDFGSAKQLVRGEPNVSYICSRYYRAPELIFGATDYTANIDIWSAGCVLAELLLGQPIFPGDSGVDQLVEIIKVLGTPTREQIREMNPNYTEFKFPQIKAHPWTKVFKPRTPPEAIALCSRLLEYTPASRLSPLEACSHTFFDELRQPNARLPSGRELPVLFNFSTTELSIQPQLNSTLIPPHARAHTAASSHDGTGPDPSQLGSVPGSLNSI; encoded by the exons ATGAGCGGCAGCGGGCGGCCCAGGACCAGCTCGTTTGCTGAGCCGCCAGGAGTTCCAGGAGCCGCCGCGCCCGTCGGATCAGCCGCTGCCGTGGGGAGCAGCACAGGAAAGTCCGGGGTCCCACAGGCCTCCGGCAGTAGCTTGTCGGGATGCTCGAACCTCAAGCTCGCCA GTTTCCTAGGAGACAGTGGCAAGGTGACGACGGTGGTGGCCACGCCGGGCCAGGGCCCGGACCGCCCGCAAGAAGTCTCCTACACTGACATCAAG GTGATTGGCAACGGCTCGTTCGGGGTGGTCTACCAGGCGCGCCTCGTCGACAGCCAGGAGATGGTGGCCATCAAGAAGGTCCTCCAGGATAAGAGGTTCAAG AATCGTGAGCTGCAGATCATGAGGAAGCTGGACCACTGTAACATCGTCAGACTACGTTACTTCTTCTACTCCAGTGGAGAGAAG AAGGATGAAGTGTACCTCAACTTGGTGCTGGACTTTGTGCCTGAGACGGTCTACAGAGTCGCCCGGCATTTCAACAAGAACAAGAGCATCATTCCTATCATCTACGTCAAG GTGTACATGTACCAGCTCTTTCGCAGTTTGGCTTACATTCACTCGCAAGGCGTGTGTCACCGAGACATCAAGCCGCAGAACCTGCTGGTGGACCCTGAAACTGCCATCCTCAAGCTCTGTGACTTTGGCAG CGCCAAACAGCTGGTGCGCGGCGAGCCCAACGTGTCGTACATCTGCTCTCGCTACTACCGGGCGCCCGAGCTCATCTTTGGCGCCACCGATTACACGGCCAACATCGACATCTGGTCGGCGGGCTGCGTCCTGGCCGAGCTGCTGCTGGGCCAGCCCATCTTCCCCGGTGACAGCGGCGTCGACCAGTTGGTGGAGATCATCAAG GTGCTCGGCACCCCGACCAGGGAGCAGATCCGGGAAATGAATCCTAATTACACAGAGTTCAAGTTCCCGCAGATCAAAGCGCATCCGTGGACCAAG GTGTTCAAACCGCGCACGCCGCCGGAGGCCATCGCGCTCTGCTCTCGGTTGCTGGAGTACACGCCGGCCTCGCGCCTCTCGCCGCTGGAGGCCTGCTCGCACACCTTCTTCGACGAGCTGCGGCAGCCCAACGCGCGGCTGCCCAGCGGACGGGAGCTGCCCGTGCTCTTCAACTTCAGCACGACAG agTTGTCGATCCAACCGCAGCTGAACTCCACGCTCATCCCTCCGCACGCCCGTGCGCACACCGCTGCTTCCTCTCACG ATGGTACCGGCCCAGACCCCTCCCAACTGGGATCGGTACCAGGATCTCTCAACAGCATCTGA